CGTTGGTGCCGGTGATGATGACCGTGACGTCCCGGGTGACGATCCCACCGTGATGGTCGTCGACGGTCACGGTGTAGACTTGCGTGATGATCTGGCCCTCGGCCAGCGACTGTAGCACCGGATCGCTATTGTTGAGCGTGAAGGTCCAGCCTACCGACCCTCGTGTGCTGACACCAGGGTTCTCGCTCACCGCCGTTAGCGCAAAAGTGCCGATATGCGAGGTGCCGCTACCGAAGCCGGGCAGATGCGCGCTCGACGTCGTCGACTTCAAGACAAAGCTCGCGCTGTGCGTGTCCGTGAGGTCGGGATCATTGAAGGAAACGGTGCCGTTCGCCGTCAAGGTTGTCGCCGAATCCTCAGTGACCGCGCCGGTCGGCGTCGTCGAGTCTTCGACGATCGTCGGCAGGTCATTTGTGCCCTCGACATTGACGTCCGCGCCATCGATGGACACCGTCAACGGCGTGCTGACGACACCGCCGTGGCCGTCATCGACCTGTACCACGTAGTTGAGGATCAGCTTCTCGTCCTCGCCGAGGAAATCGAACAGATAGTCCGGAACGCTGTAGGTCCAGGTGGCCGAGCCGTTGTTGCCGTTTCCAGCGCCCTGAACCACGGTCAGCGGCACCTCGACGGCGGCGATCGCCGCGCGCTGCTCCGGCGTCAGCGTTGCGGTGATATCGTTGCCTTCGGCGTCGAGATATTTGAACGGCTGGGCGGACGAGAGCGCCGCACTCACGATCGGCCGGTCGGTCAGATCGACGTCGGTGAAGGTGACCGTGCCCGTGATGACGTCCAGCGCCTCGTTGCCGGTTCCGACCTGCTCGATGACGGTGCCGCCCGACGTCGCGACCGTGGGCTTGTCGTTCGTTCCCGTGACCGTGATGGTGATGGGAATGAACTTGCTCTCGGGGCTCACCGAGAAATTGGTGTCGACGCGGACCATGTAGGTCAGCGTCACCGTTTCGCCGGCGGCAAGGAAGTCGAAGACCTTGTCCGGGATCGTATAGGTCCAGACCGCCGAGCCGTTGTTGTTGTTGCCGGGGTCGGGGGCCACGCTGATCTGGATCTGCGTCGCCGCGATATTCTGCTTCTGGAGCGCGCTGAGCGAGCCGGTGACGTCCTGCTGGCCGGCATTCTTGTAGACGTAGTTCGGCGCCTCGGCGAGGCTGATGCTCACCGTTGGGCGGTCGCCGAGGTTCTGATCGACGAAGGTGATCCGACCGGAGACCGTGTCGGGCTGCGCGTCACCCGTCGTGTCGGCGCGCTCGGTCAGCGCGAACGCCGTCTTCACGTTACCGCTCGAATCGAGGCTTTGCACCAGCGGCTGGCCGGGCATACGGGTGACGATCGGCGTGGAAGTGCCGGGACTGTCCTGTCCCTGCGGATTGAGGTTGACGAATGTCGCGGTCACGATGGCGCCGGCCGCCGACTTCAACAACACTTCCTGGTAGATCGGCGTGAGCGTATCGGTGAAGTTCGTGGTCAGCTTGGTGTTGGTGTTGTTGTCGGTGAACTTCAGCGTGAACACGTCGGTGATCAGCTTCTGCACGTCCGGCGACATCAGTGCATTGGAGATCGAGACGTTGCCGCCGCTGATCTGGATCATCTGGCCGGCCTGGTTGACCGTCGCGATCGGCAGCAGCGTGACCTTGTCGAACAGGATGTAGGAGCCCGTCGTGCCGTTCGGCTCGACCAGCACCTGGAAACTCGCCTGCGGCTGCGGATCGCCGCCGCCGGCGGGAACGACGAAGTTGATCTGGGTCAGCACGGCGGTGCCGCGGATGCCCATGGTCGCGACCGGCGTGTCGATCTTCATGTCGCCGTGCTTGGCGGTCTCGCCGGCGACGAAGGTGATGGTGCCGGCAACCAGGCTCAGCAGCGAGGAATTGCTCGACCCGTTCGGGTCGTAGACCATCTCATTCAGCACCATCCGCGCGTTGGAGGACAGGCCGAACACGGTGCCGTCGATGAAGGTGATGCCGAGCGTCGAGTCGGCGCCGGTCGAGACCACGTCGCCTTTTTCGACGTTGTCGCCGTTGTTCAGGATGACCGAGACGCCGTTGCGGATCGCGGTCGCGCTGCCCACGAGCTTGGTGACGTGGCCGATGACCTGGGCCGCGGCCGCGCCGGGCGCGGCTTGCGCAACCTGGACATGGCCCGTGAGCGCGTTGACGACGTCGCCGGTGAGGTGGGCGCCGTCGGGCGAGGCAAGCGCGGCGCGCTTGTCGCCCCTGAAATAATCGTGAACGACGAACTCGTGCCCCTCGTGGGACAGCACCAGATCGAGACCCGTGCGCTTGAACTCGCCGTTGAAGATCAGATTGGGATCGGGAACAACGAACGCGCCCTCGGGCACGTGCCCCTGCGCCTTTGCCGTAAAGGAATCGACATGGGTCCCCAAAGGCGAACGGGAACCTTGGCCGTCCAAAGAAATCGCGGCGTCAAATTGGCCAGCGTAGTTCAACCGGGCACCGTAAAAAGGGTTAAAATTTAAGTAAGTATCGACTGCCTAAGCTTGCATAGCATTAGCTAGTCCTTAGCGATACCACCTATTGCTTGTGTGATTTCGCATCACTTTGCCCCAGAAGGCGGCACGGGTCAGATCACTTCCAGCCAGGCTGAAGTAATCGCTCGGATATTTTGAAGTCGAATTCAGCCTGTTTCCACGCATTTCCAGTCATCCCAAGTATCCTTTCGTATAGTCGTGGAGCAGATACTTGTGTCATCTTCCCTTCGCGGGGTCCCGCAGCATCCTGCGGCAAATACGGAGTTAAATCTGTGACCTAACTAACAGAACCCCATGAAATAGGGGGTCGTTAGCCATGGAACGCAGATTCGACAGTCCTACAACCTGTGTCTGTATTACTTCCCTTTCGCAGCAACAGGACCTCCTAGCCTCCGAATCGTAAAATTTTACGCAATCTGGACAGGCCGGTTTCAGCCTGTTCCCGCTTTTGGGAACCCCTGCCGGGCGCGTTAAGCAGAACAAAACGGCCCGTCTCGCACTATCTCCACGAAAGCAACAAAGCCCGGCGCGTCGAGGTCGAGGGGGACCTGGCGAAGCTCGGAAGGGGATGTCAGATGGAGACCGCTGCTCGCTCGCGCGCCTGGCGCGCAATCCTTGTCCTGTGCGGATTGGTCCTGCTCGGATCGTCCGCCGAGCTTCGCGCCGGCACGCTGCTGTCGCCGGGAGCAGGTCTTCTCGTGCGCAAATCCGCCGAGCCGTTCGGCGTGTTCGCCTTCGCCATCTCGTCCGGCAGCCTGCAGCAGAAATGGTCCGCGCTGAAGACCAGGCTCGACGACGACATGGTGCAGCTCGCGCTCTGCGACGGCGACCGGGACAATTGCGCATCGCCTGCGGCCGTGAAACTGCTCGCCATTGTCGACCAGGCCCGCACCCGCGATGGCCGCGCGCGGCTCGGCGAGACCAACCGGGCCGTCAACCTTGCCATCCGGGCCGCCAATGACGGCATCGACGACGTCTGGAGTTCGCCGCTTGCGACGTTCGCCCGCGGCGCCGGCGATTGCGAAGACTATGCCATCGCCAAGCTGGCCGCGCTGCGGCTGGCCGGCATTTCGTCCGAGGACCTCCGCATCGTCGTGGTGCGCGACACCCGGGCCGGCGAAGAGCATGCTGTCGTCGCAGCAAAGCTCGACGGGCGCTGGCTGATGCTCGACAACCGCCGCATGGCGATGATCGAGGACAACGCTGCGCAGGGCTACCAACCGCTGTTCACGCTCTACCAGTCGGCCGTGATGAAATATGTCGACGAACCCGCGCGGCTATCGATGCTCGCCTCCGAGGCACGTTGATCCATTCGGACGACATCCTCCACAAACCCATTCCACCGCGAGATCCGAGACGCTAGCATGGCGCCTTCCATGCGGAGGCAACTGGAATGCGGTTCGTGGTACCGACTGTGCTTGCGCTGCTGGTGTTGCCGGCGGCACCGGGCTTCGCGCAGTCCGGCACATCCGACCGCTCCGTCGCCGACCGGCTGCCGCTGTTTGCCAGAAATAACTGCCAGCAGATTCGTGATCCCGGCAATCAGTTGTTCTGCGGTGATGCCGCGCTCGCCGCCGCCGCCGAGAAGCTGAGCGCAGCGATCGAGGCGCGGCTCGCCCGCCTGCCCGATCGCCTGCCCGCGATCGAGGAAAACGCGATCTGGATCCGCCAGCGCAACCTCGGCTGCGGCATCGTCGGCCAGACTTCGATCCGCACCGACGATTTCGATCGGGTCAAAGCCTGCCTGCTCAAGGTGACGGAGGAACGCACCGCAATCGTGCGCGATCCTGATTTCGACTGTCTCGCAGCCAACACCGCAGCGGGCGCACTGATCTGTGCGGACCCGTCGCTGGCGCTGGCCGAAACCGAGCTCAACGGCCAGATGCTCGGCCTGATTGGCAAGCTGGACCCGACCGCGGCACGCTTTGCCTTCGCCGAATATGGCAGGTGGACACGCGAGCGCGATCGCAAATGCAATCTGGTCGGCAAGGAGAATGTGCCGCTCCAGGAGCTCGAAGCCGCGGAGGAGTGCCTTGCGGAGCATTCGCGGCGCAAGACCGACGAGATCCGCGCGGCCAAGGGCGACCCGAAGAAGGTGTTCGGCCGGCAGGTCGCGGCCCGCATCCCCGACACCGACGCGGTCGACTTCTGCGCAGCGCGCATCCATGCCGCCAATTCGTGCGGCAGTTTCCTCCGCATCAACCGCGTCTACGCGCTCGACAGCCAGGTGACAGGGCAGGAGGCGCAGGTCACAGGCGAAATCGAGATGGCCGTGCTCGCGCCCTTCAACATGT
The nucleotide sequence above comes from Bradyrhizobium sp. NDS-1. Encoded proteins:
- a CDS encoding transglutaminase-like cysteine peptidase encodes the protein METAARSRAWRAILVLCGLVLLGSSAELRAGTLLSPGAGLLVRKSAEPFGVFAFAISSGSLQQKWSALKTRLDDDMVQLALCDGDRDNCASPAAVKLLAIVDQARTRDGRARLGETNRAVNLAIRAANDGIDDVWSSPLATFARGAGDCEDYAIAKLAALRLAGISSEDLRIVVVRDTRAGEEHAVVAAKLDGRWLMLDNRRMAMIEDNAAQGYQPLFTLYQSAVMKYVDEPARLSMLASEAR
- a CDS encoding lysozyme inhibitor LprI family protein — encoded protein: MRFVVPTVLALLVLPAAPGFAQSGTSDRSVADRLPLFARNNCQQIRDPGNQLFCGDAALAAAAEKLSAAIEARLARLPDRLPAIEENAIWIRQRNLGCGIVGQTSIRTDDFDRVKACLLKVTEERTAIVRDPDFDCLAANTAAGALICADPSLALAETELNGQMLGLIGKLDPTAARFAFAEYGRWTRERDRKCNLVGKENVPLQELEAAEECLAEHSRRKTDEIRAAKGDPKKVFGRQVAARIPDTDAVDFCAARIHAANSCGSFLRINRVYALDSQVTGQEAQVTGEIEMAVLAPFNMCSRVASTCTGTCWDAKTGRPQPGAGNERSAEAFNVTRRLRIQRTFAFVKAADGWRCREDELAPVSSGTASGGS